One region of Kineosporia sp. NBRC 101731 genomic DNA includes:
- a CDS encoding LuxR C-terminal-related transcriptional regulator: MDDVMDDSARLPSPASRQFVVDHARVVAELADRHAVTLESLLAVLRSPRLDDRAARTMAIDLAAAALVSLRTQTDQQRSAILEPVVGAFSRLRNDLRPLVRFGDLDVQFIEPPAKGRALPGEVAHAARAMVRTAVLAMVDAGETRRVRIQWDCDGLNLLVRIRDDGRGELSAHDDALRPIAENVAALDGRLDVSSTPGWGSDLSITLPLDPPAPVLPLEESIELSPREREVLQLLVGGGRNQEIARDLGISQNTVKFHVSNLLRKAGARTRAELVALAR; this comes from the coding sequence ATGGACGATGTGATGGACGATTCAGCGAGACTCCCGTCGCCGGCCTCGCGTCAGTTCGTGGTCGACCACGCCCGCGTGGTCGCGGAACTGGCCGACCGCCACGCGGTCACGCTGGAGTCGCTGCTGGCGGTCCTGCGCTCGCCCCGGCTGGACGACCGGGCCGCGCGCACGATGGCCATCGACCTGGCCGCCGCGGCCCTGGTGAGCCTGCGCACGCAGACCGATCAGCAGCGCAGCGCCATCCTCGAGCCGGTGGTCGGCGCGTTCTCGCGCCTGCGCAACGACCTGCGTCCCCTGGTGCGGTTCGGTGACCTCGACGTGCAGTTCATCGAGCCGCCCGCCAAGGGGCGGGCGCTGCCCGGTGAGGTCGCGCACGCGGCCCGCGCCATGGTGCGCACAGCCGTCCTGGCGATGGTGGACGCCGGGGAGACCCGGCGGGTGCGGATCCAGTGGGACTGCGACGGGTTGAACCTCCTGGTCCGCATCCGTGACGACGGGCGGGGGGAACTGAGCGCCCACGACGACGCACTGCGGCCGATCGCCGAGAACGTCGCGGCCCTGGACGGTCGGCTGGACGTGTCCTCGACGCCCGGCTGGGGTTCGGACCTGAGCATCACCCTGCCCCTGGACCCACCGGCGCCGGTACTGCCCCTGGAGGAGAGCATCGAGCTCAGCCCGCGCGAGCGCGAGGTGTTGCAGCTGCTGGTGGGCGGAGGGCGCAACCAGGAGATCGCCCGGGATCTGGGGATCAGCCAGAACACGGTGAAGTTCCACGTGTCGAACCTGCTGCGCAAGGCCGGCGCCCGCACGCGGGCCGAACTGGTGGCTCTGGCCCGCTGA
- a CDS encoding FAD:protein FMN transferase translates to MTTTSAPAVHAEPCMGTVFSFRITGRGLATGSLEQALARIHAIDAMFSTYREDSQISRLRSGDLRLPDASPDVRRVLQECERLEHLTDGYFSARPDGDHLDPSGYVKGWAVQEASGILAAAGSRDHCVNGGGDVLCLGAPEPGRGWRVGISDPHDSSRLLETLEATGPVAVATSGTAQRGAHILDPHTGRRRTELASVTVIAPDIVTADVYATAAVAMGPRRAGEWLAGQAGIRAVLVLADGRRTDIPG, encoded by the coding sequence GTGACCACCACCAGCGCGCCGGCAGTCCACGCCGAACCCTGCATGGGCACGGTCTTCTCGTTCCGGATCACCGGCCGCGGGCTCGCGACCGGGTCTCTGGAACAAGCCCTGGCCCGGATCCATGCCATCGACGCGATGTTCTCCACCTACCGTGAGGACAGCCAGATCAGCCGCCTGCGCTCCGGCGACCTGCGGCTGCCGGACGCCTCACCGGACGTCCGCCGGGTGCTCCAGGAGTGCGAGCGCCTGGAACACCTTACCGACGGTTACTTCAGTGCCCGCCCCGACGGTGACCACCTCGACCCCTCCGGATACGTGAAGGGCTGGGCGGTCCAGGAGGCCTCCGGCATCCTGGCCGCGGCCGGGTCCCGCGACCACTGCGTCAACGGCGGAGGGGACGTCCTGTGCCTGGGCGCCCCGGAACCCGGCCGCGGCTGGCGGGTCGGGATCAGCGATCCACACGATTCCTCCCGGCTGCTGGAGACTCTCGAGGCCACCGGCCCGGTCGCGGTGGCCACCTCGGGCACGGCCCAGCGGGGCGCGCACATCCTCGACCCGCACACCGGGCGCCGCCGCACCGAACTGGCGTCGGTCACCGTCATCGCCCCGGACATCGTCACCGCCGACGTGTACGCCACCGCCGCGGTGGCCATGGGACCCCGGCGGGCGGGCGAGTGGCTCGCCGGACAGGCCGGGATCCGGGCCGTGCTGGTGCTCGC
- a CDS encoding HAMP domain-containing sensor histidine kinase, whose protein sequence is MIRPGLPRTLRGRLIAVLALALSIGFAATALATALLVRHVLLSRLDAQLEAAGNRFAVSLEYDGESDDDSADTAERFGRVEGQLAGTLGARLYGGKVTDAAIIGDDRTSTQVPLTARQRLAQFTDAAGPVTVELPRLGDYRIVVTAGRDGDLLVAGLPAEPIEHTVRVLVLAVAGVSTVALLTLVVVAASLVRVMLRPLARVSATAAVVAGLPLTAQQVSLPRRLDQQSAGSEIDVLISAFNAMLEQVESALHTRADTEVRLRRFLTDASHELRTPVAVILSHAELARREGGDSLPEGVNRSLGRITAQSQRMRHLVDDLLLLARLDNGRPLAHEPVDIVRLALEALDDARTANPGHRWKLSLPDHPVTVHGDTHALAQVLANLLTNAATHTPAGTTVTLHVRELSRRTSIEVRDDGPGMPADLVPRAFERFARGDVHRSGGSGLGLAIVAAIVQAHLGDVGLTSTDEGTTVTLTLPADSGATPGSVPAS, encoded by the coding sequence ATGATCCGTCCCGGGCTTCCCCGCACCCTGCGGGGCCGGCTCATCGCCGTCCTGGCCCTGGCCCTGTCCATCGGTTTCGCCGCCACCGCGCTCGCCACCGCGCTGCTGGTCCGGCACGTCCTGCTCTCCCGTCTGGACGCCCAGCTGGAGGCTGCGGGTAACCGTTTCGCGGTCTCACTGGAGTACGACGGCGAGAGCGACGACGACTCGGCCGACACCGCCGAGCGCTTCGGCCGGGTCGAGGGTCAGCTGGCCGGCACCCTCGGCGCCCGCCTGTACGGGGGAAAGGTCACGGACGCCGCGATCATCGGTGACGACCGCACCTCCACGCAGGTTCCCCTGACGGCCCGTCAGCGCCTCGCGCAGTTCACGGACGCGGCGGGTCCGGTCACGGTGGAGCTGCCTCGACTGGGCGACTACCGCATCGTCGTCACGGCCGGCCGGGACGGTGACCTGCTGGTCGCCGGACTGCCCGCCGAGCCGATCGAGCACACGGTCCGCGTACTCGTCCTGGCCGTGGCCGGGGTCTCCACCGTCGCCCTCCTGACCCTGGTGGTCGTGGCCGCCTCACTGGTGAGAGTCATGCTCCGGCCTCTGGCCCGGGTGTCCGCCACTGCCGCTGTGGTGGCCGGCCTGCCCCTGACCGCGCAGCAGGTCTCCCTGCCGCGCCGCCTCGACCAGCAGTCCGCCGGCAGCGAGATCGACGTTCTCATCAGTGCTTTCAATGCCATGCTGGAACAGGTCGAGTCGGCTCTGCACACCCGGGCCGACACCGAGGTGCGCCTGCGCCGGTTCCTGACCGATGCCAGCCACGAATTGCGCACACCGGTAGCCGTGATCCTCAGTCACGCGGAACTCGCCCGGCGCGAGGGGGGAGACTCCCTGCCCGAGGGGGTGAACCGATCGCTGGGACGGATCACCGCGCAGTCGCAGCGCATGCGTCACCTCGTCGACGACCTGCTGCTGCTGGCGCGCCTGGACAACGGCCGCCCCCTGGCCCACGAACCGGTCGACATCGTCCGGCTGGCCCTGGAGGCGCTCGACGACGCCCGCACCGCCAACCCCGGGCACCGGTGGAAGCTCTCCCTGCCCGATCACCCGGTCACCGTGCACGGCGACACCCACGCCCTGGCCCAGGTGCTGGCCAACCTCCTGACGAACGCGGCCACCCACACACCCGCCGGCACCACCGTGACCCTGCACGTGCGGGAACTCAGCCGGCGCACGAGCATCGAGGTCCGGGACGACGGCCCGGGCATGCCCGCCGATCTGGTACCGCGGGCCTTCGAGCGGTTCGCGCGGGGCGACGTCCACCGCTCCGGCGGCAGCGGACTCGGGCTGGCCATCGTCGCCGCGATCGTGCAGGCCCATCTGGGTGACGTCGGACTCACCTCGACGGACGAGGGCACCACCGTGACCCTGACCCTCCCAGCCGATTCTGGTGCCACTCCCGGCTCCGTCCCAGCTTCCTGA
- the hxlB gene encoding 6-phospho-3-hexuloisomerase, which translates to MTTKTVSAQASLIAIADELRACASLLAVSDIDRFARLLHDADRVFVHGAGRSGLALRMTAMRLMHLGLVVHVVGEVTAPAIGKGDVLLVASGSGATPAIVRAAETAVAAGAQIAAVTTAPDSPLAALADESVIMPAADKLDRSASVSIQYAGSLFEQSLVVLGDALFHALWSESGASADELWPRHANLE; encoded by the coding sequence GTGACCACGAAAACGGTTTCTGCACAGGCATCCTTGATCGCCATCGCCGATGAGCTCCGCGCCTGCGCCAGCCTGCTGGCGGTGTCGGACATCGACCGGTTCGCCCGGTTGCTCCACGACGCCGACCGGGTCTTCGTGCACGGCGCGGGCCGTTCCGGTCTCGCCCTGCGGATGACCGCGATGCGGTTGATGCACCTGGGCCTGGTCGTCCATGTGGTCGGTGAGGTGACGGCCCCCGCGATCGGCAAGGGCGACGTGCTCCTGGTCGCCAGCGGGTCCGGCGCCACCCCGGCCATCGTCCGCGCCGCGGAGACGGCCGTCGCCGCCGGGGCGCAGATCGCGGCCGTCACCACGGCCCCGGACTCACCGCTGGCTGCCCTCGCCGACGAGAGCGTCATCATGCCCGCGGCCGACAAGCTCGATCGCTCGGCGAGCGTCAGTATTCAGTATGCCGGAAGCCTTTTCGAGCAGTCACTGGTCGTGCTGGGAGACGCGCTCTTCCACGCCCTGTGGTCGGAGTCCGGTGCCTCGGCGGACGAACTGTGGCCCCGGCACGCCAATCTCGAATGA
- a CDS encoding carboxylesterase family protein, translating to MSVVRFRGGAVRGLSRPGSTAFLGIPFAQAPVGERR from the coding sequence ATGTCTGTCGTTCGTTTCCGCGGGGGTGCCGTGCGCGGCCTCTCCCGCCCCGGTTCCACCGCCTTCCTCGGTATCCCGTTCGCCCAGGCGCCGGTGGGAGAGCGTCGCTAG
- a CDS encoding ferredoxin reductase family protein codes for MTAISPPHQHTAPFPPAPGRARITPVAALTLIALGAAPVLGLWWQDTTFVSGTGGLLTNAGRITGLAAGYAVLVVLALMARVPALERGVGADRLARWHAAGGRYVVSLAVVHTLLIVAGYTVEGHTGLLAQVRALLTSFDMLMATAALGLFLLVGVTSARAARRRLAYETWHLVHLLTYLAIALTFTHQFSAGADFTDRRVQVVWLALYAVVGTLLLWYRLLTPLLNLTRHTLRVESVVPHGTDTVSVTVRGRNLARLDARPGQFFRWRFLTPGLWAAANPYSLSAPPAGDRLRITVKTAGTHSAALAHLRPGTRVLAEGPYGSFTGDLDRRSSRGRASGKVLLIGIGIGITPLRALFETIPAAPGGLTLLYRARDTSDLVLWQEIQQIAAARGARLEYLVGDRRSTDHLSRRQLRYLLPDLREHEVYLCGPDELVGRVIHNLRREGVPRAAVHHESFTF; via the coding sequence ATGACCGCGATCTCACCGCCCCACCAGCACACCGCCCCGTTTCCGCCGGCTCCCGGCCGGGCCCGGATCACGCCGGTGGCCGCCCTCACACTGATCGCGCTCGGGGCTGCACCGGTGCTCGGCCTGTGGTGGCAGGACACCACCTTCGTCTCCGGTACGGGCGGGCTGCTCACCAACGCCGGGAGGATCACCGGGCTCGCCGCCGGGTACGCCGTGCTCGTGGTGCTGGCCCTGATGGCCCGGGTCCCCGCCCTGGAACGAGGCGTCGGCGCCGACCGGCTGGCCCGCTGGCACGCCGCCGGTGGCCGCTACGTGGTCAGTCTGGCCGTCGTGCACACCCTGCTGATCGTCGCCGGGTACACGGTCGAGGGCCACACCGGGCTCCTGGCCCAGGTCCGGGCCCTGCTGACCAGCTTCGACATGCTGATGGCGACCGCCGCCCTGGGCCTCTTCCTGCTCGTCGGCGTCACCTCCGCCCGCGCGGCCCGCCGCCGTCTGGCCTACGAGACCTGGCACCTGGTGCACCTGCTCACCTACCTGGCCATCGCCCTCACCTTCACCCACCAGTTCTCCGCGGGCGCCGACTTCACCGACCGTCGGGTGCAGGTCGTGTGGCTGGCCCTGTACGCCGTGGTCGGGACCCTGCTGCTGTGGTACCGCCTACTGACCCCCCTGCTGAACCTCACCCGGCACACCCTGCGCGTCGAGAGTGTCGTGCCGCACGGCACCGACACCGTGTCCGTCACCGTGCGGGGCCGGAACCTGGCCCGGCTCGACGCCCGGCCGGGACAGTTCTTCCGCTGGCGGTTCCTCACCCCCGGGCTCTGGGCCGCGGCCAACCCCTATTCCCTCTCGGCCCCTCCGGCCGGGGACCGGCTACGCATCACGGTCAAGACCGCCGGAACCCACAGCGCAGCACTGGCCCACCTGCGCCCCGGCACCCGGGTCCTCGCGGAGGGCCCCTACGGCTCCTTCACCGGCGACCTGGACCGGCGCTCGTCCCGGGGACGGGCCAGCGGCAAGGTGCTCCTGATCGGGATCGGCATCGGGATCACCCCGCTGAGGGCGCTCTTCGAGACGATCCCCGCCGCCCCCGGCGGCCTGACCCTCCTCTACCGTGCCCGCGACACCTCAGACCTGGTGCTGTGGCAGGAGATCCAGCAGATCGCCGCGGCCCGCGGCGCCCGTCTGGAATACCTGGTCGGCGACCGCCGATCCACCGACCATCTCTCCCGGCGGCAACTTCGATACCTTCTGCCGGATCTGCGCGAGCACGAGGTCTACCTCTGCGGCCCGGACGAACTCGTCGGCCGGGTCATCCACAACCTGCGCCGCGAAGGTGTCCCCCGCGCCGCCGTCCACCACGAGTCGTTCACGTTCTGA
- a CDS encoding response regulator transcription factor: MTSTSSSAPGSVVRALVVEDEQDLADALARILTLEGWQVRTAGDGAGAVRLAAQDPPDIVVLDVMLPDTTGLEVLRGLRAVDPDVCVLFLTARDSLEDRVAGIAAGGDDYLTKPFATEELLARLRGLLRRARLASDPAPGIGGNGLVVGDLVMDEDAREVTRGGDRVDLTVTEFELLRFLMRNPRRALSKTQILDRVWNYDFGGDAHVVELYISYLRKKIDRGREPMIHTVRGIGYILKPAGR, translated from the coding sequence ATGACCTCCACCTCCTCGTCCGCCCCCGGCTCCGTCGTCCGGGCGCTCGTCGTCGAGGACGAGCAGGACCTGGCCGATGCGCTGGCCCGCATCCTCACACTGGAGGGATGGCAGGTCCGGACCGCGGGCGACGGCGCCGGGGCCGTCCGGCTGGCGGCGCAGGACCCGCCCGACATCGTCGTCCTGGACGTGATGCTCCCCGACACGACCGGCCTGGAGGTGCTGCGCGGCCTGCGCGCGGTCGACCCGGACGTGTGCGTGCTGTTCCTGACCGCCCGCGACAGCCTGGAAGACCGGGTGGCGGGTATCGCGGCCGGTGGCGACGACTACCTGACCAAACCGTTCGCCACCGAGGAACTACTGGCCCGCCTGCGAGGGCTCCTGCGCCGGGCCCGGCTCGCGTCCGACCCGGCCCCGGGCATCGGCGGGAACGGGCTCGTGGTCGGGGACCTGGTGATGGACGAGGACGCCCGTGAGGTCACCCGGGGCGGCGATCGGGTCGACCTGACCGTGACCGAGTTCGAGCTCCTGCGCTTCCTCATGCGCAACCCGCGCCGCGCCCTGTCCAAGACGCAGATCCTGGACCGGGTCTGGAACTACGACTTCGGTGGTGACGCCCACGTGGTCGAGCTGTACATCTCCTACCTGCGCAAGAAGATCGACCGGGGACGGGAACCGATGATCCACACGGTGCGCGGCATCGGGTACATCCTCAAACCGGCCGGCCGATGA
- a CDS encoding DUF2231 domain-containing protein: MFDTVAGLPLHPLIVHASVVMIPIAAITVLGSALSARFRGWAGPVPLLLTAASLVLYPISTESGESLEQVVGHEPLIEKHAELADGLLPWLIVLAVAAVAVTWCWWRERSERSEGRDEQDSTTGRVVLVAVAALSLVAAIGTGQQVVRIGHSGAESAWGDTVSGN, encoded by the coding sequence ATGTTCGACACCGTTGCCGGGCTGCCCCTGCATCCCCTGATCGTCCACGCGAGCGTGGTCATGATCCCGATCGCGGCGATCACCGTGCTGGGCAGCGCCCTGTCCGCGCGGTTCCGCGGTTGGGCCGGACCGGTACCGCTGCTGCTGACCGCGGCCTCGCTGGTGTTGTACCCGATCTCCACCGAGTCCGGGGAGTCACTGGAACAGGTGGTCGGGCACGAGCCACTCATCGAGAAGCACGCCGAGCTCGCCGACGGTCTACTGCCCTGGCTGATCGTGCTCGCCGTGGCCGCCGTCGCAGTCACCTGGTGCTGGTGGAGGGAACGTTCAGAACGCTCCGAGGGCCGGGACGAGCAGGACTCGACGACCGGCCGGGTCGTCCTGGTCGCCGTCGCGGCGCTGTCGCTGGTGGCGGCGATCGGTACGGGTCAGCAGGTGGTCCGGATCGGGCACAGCGGCGCCGAGTCCGCCTGGGGAGACACCGTCTCGGGGAACTGA
- a CDS encoding FMN-binding protein yields MNRLVLTSTATVAGIVALLSLKTQTQNSPILTTTAADTSGSSASSDSSSGSSSNGSATSSTYTGDAVTTRYGIIQVQVTVTNKKITDVSFAQLTAFDGHSQQINSWAGPELIQEAVQQQSAQVDTISGATYTSDGYRQSLQSALDQAGLT; encoded by the coding sequence ATGAATCGCCTCGTGCTGACCAGCACGGCGACGGTCGCCGGGATCGTCGCCCTGCTGTCCCTCAAGACGCAGACCCAGAACTCACCGATCCTCACCACCACCGCGGCCGACACCTCGGGCTCCAGCGCCAGCTCGGACTCCAGCTCCGGCTCCAGCTCCAACGGATCGGCGACGTCGAGCACCTACACGGGCGACGCGGTGACCACCCGCTACGGCATCATCCAGGTACAGGTCACGGTGACGAACAAGAAGATCACCGACGTCTCGTTCGCCCAGCTCACCGCCTTCGACGGGCACTCGCAGCAGATCAACTCCTGGGCCGGCCCCGAGCTGATCCAGGAGGCGGTGCAGCAGCAGAGCGCCCAGGTGGACACCATTTCCGGTGCGACCTACACCAGCGACGGCTACCGCCAGTCCCTGCAGTCGGCCCTGGATCAGGCGGGTCTGACGTGA
- a CDS encoding glycine betaine ABC transporter substrate-binding protein, with translation MTFGGAPEDKTRYQGLVGLKKVYGLDFKEFTSLDTAGPLTVNALTKGTVDAAILYSTTPEIEDRGFVALTDPENVFGVQNVIPLVNTSSVPAEAQEVLNSISKALDTDTLTALNAKVQIDQDPADEVAKEWLQEKGLV, from the coding sequence ATGACCTTCGGTGGCGCGCCGGAGGACAAGACCCGCTACCAGGGCCTGGTCGGGCTGAAGAAGGTCTACGGGCTCGACTTCAAGGAATTCACGTCACTCGACACGGCGGGGCCCCTGACCGTCAACGCCCTCACGAAGGGCACCGTCGACGCCGCGATCCTCTACTCGACCACCCCCGAGATCGAAGACCGCGGCTTCGTCGCCCTCACCGACCCCGAGAACGTGTTCGGCGTGCAGAACGTCATCCCCCTGGTGAACACCTCATCGGTGCCGGCAGAGGCCCAGGAGGTGCTGAACTCGATCTCGAAGGCCCTCGACACCGACACCCTGACCGCCCTGAACGCCAAGGTCCAGATCGATCAGGACCCCGCGGACGAGGTCGCGAAGGAGTGGCTGCAGGAGAAGGGCCTCGTCTGA